In a single window of the Flavivirga spongiicola genome:
- a CDS encoding polysaccharide deacetylase family protein → MLLVYTHKISPRLKYVFKHICIRVLGVKVEFTTKIEEFIAHDSLKMSYTKQQLGNEFFVKSHDILFEQGLSDLDINIHDWDNTKCFFFNGDKSAIPFDIFAASFYLLSRYEEYFPHVKDEFGRFTAVESLAYKHGFLHQPVVDIWAYKFKDALQAQFPEFKFPEKNYTIKPIIDVPSAYNFRLKGIMRTLGGLVKDIFRFRFKSLYTRFMVILGFIHDPFDTFKYIINRQKYTKFKFLFFFLIGDYSTYDKGINPNKKKFVSLIKHVADYCSVGLKTSYFATEDMSILKKEKLRMEDILNTTLKASRQSFSRLNLPESYRNLIELEVQEDYTMGYVNYIGFRAGSCTPFLFYDLDYEVQTPLKIYSYHLMDYALLKTHSLLDKKKVLNEIIHEVKKVNGTFIPIFHNYTFSALKQWDGFKDLFNIILESTNEN, encoded by the coding sequence ATGCTTTTAGTTTATACTCATAAAATATCACCCCGATTAAAATATGTTTTCAAACACATTTGTATTAGAGTTCTTGGTGTTAAAGTAGAATTCACTACTAAAATAGAAGAATTTATTGCACACGATAGTCTAAAAATGTCTTACACAAAACAACAACTCGGGAATGAGTTTTTTGTTAAAAGTCATGATATATTATTTGAACAAGGGCTAAGTGATCTGGATATTAATATTCATGATTGGGATAATACAAAATGTTTCTTTTTTAACGGAGATAAGAGTGCTATCCCTTTCGATATTTTTGCAGCTTCTTTTTATTTATTATCCCGTTACGAAGAATACTTTCCGCATGTAAAAGATGAATTCGGTCGTTTTACTGCTGTAGAAAGTTTAGCTTATAAGCATGGTTTTTTACATCAACCTGTAGTTGATATTTGGGCATACAAATTTAAAGATGCTTTGCAAGCGCAATTTCCAGAATTTAAGTTTCCTGAAAAAAACTATACGATCAAACCGATCATTGATGTTCCTAGTGCCTATAATTTTAGATTAAAGGGTATTATGCGAACACTAGGAGGTTTGGTGAAAGATATATTTAGGTTTAGATTTAAGAGCTTGTATACTAGGTTTATGGTTATTCTTGGCTTTATACATGATCCGTTTGATACTTTTAAATACATAATAAATAGGCAAAAGTATACTAAGTTTAAGTTTTTATTCTTTTTCTTAATAGGCGATTATTCTACTTATGATAAAGGTATTAACCCCAATAAAAAAAAGTTTGTATCGCTTATAAAGCATGTTGCTGATTATTGTAGTGTGGGTCTGAAAACATCTTATTTTGCTACTGAAGATATGTCAATTTTAAAGAAAGAAAAATTACGGATGGAAGACATTTTAAATACCACATTAAAAGCTTCTAGACAATCTTTTTCGAGGCTTAATTTACCAGAATCATACAGAAACCTTATAGAGTTGGAAGTCCAGGAAGATTATACGATGGGTTATGTCAATTATATAGGTTTTAGAGCAGGGTCCTGTACCCCTTTTTTATTTTATGATTTAGATTATGAGGTACAAACTCCTTTAAAGATTTACTCATACCATCTTATGGATTATGCGCTATTGAAAACACATTCCTTGTTGGATAAAAAGAAAGTTTTAAACGAGATTATTCATGAAGTAAAGAAAGTCAATGGAACATTTATTCCAATATTTCATAATTATACTTTTAGTGCATTAAAGCAGTGGGATGGGTTTAAGGATTTATTTAATATTATTTTAGAATCTACAAATGAAAATTGA
- the radC gene encoding RadC family protein — protein sequence MQEKLASFSIKNWSQDDQPREKLQHKGREILSDAELVAILIGSGNKDESAVALCKRILASVDNNLSELGKLSTIQLMEFKGVGEAKAVTIAAALELGRRRRGEEALEKNKITSSRSAFELMQPKIGELQHEEFWIIYLNNSNKVIQKNQLSKGGITGTLVDVRLVLKNALEVGATGLILAHNHPSGALKPSEADRQITNKLKKAAQSLDIKVLDHLIITEKAYFSFADETLL from the coding sequence ATGCAAGAAAAACTAGCATCGTTTTCAATAAAAAATTGGTCGCAAGACGATCAACCTCGCGAAAAATTACAGCATAAAGGTAGAGAAATATTAAGCGATGCAGAATTGGTGGCTATATTAATAGGCTCTGGTAATAAAGATGAAAGTGCCGTCGCCTTATGTAAACGCATTTTAGCAAGTGTAGATAATAATTTAAGTGAATTGGGTAAATTATCCACTATACAGCTTATGGAATTTAAAGGAGTCGGAGAGGCTAAGGCTGTTACTATTGCAGCTGCTTTAGAGTTGGGAAGGCGGAGAAGAGGAGAGGAAGCCTTAGAAAAAAATAAAATAACATCCAGCAGATCGGCTTTTGAACTTATGCAGCCTAAAATTGGTGAGTTACAACATGAAGAATTTTGGATTATCTACTTAAATAACTCTAATAAAGTGATTCAAAAAAATCAATTAAGTAAAGGAGGGATTACAGGAACTTTGGTTGATGTGCGTTTGGTGCTAAAAAATGCTTTAGAAGTGGGGGCTACAGGGTTGATATTGGCTCATAATCATCCGTCGGGAGCTTTAAAGCCCAGTGAAGCCGATAGGCAAATTACCAATAAATTAAAAAAAGCAGCCCAAAGTTTAGATATAAAGGTACTAGATCACTTAATTATAACAGAAAAAGCATACTTTAGTTTCGCAGATGAAACGCTTTTATAA
- a CDS encoding FMN-binding negative transcriptional regulator has protein sequence MKYPPKYHQDNDINHMIEVIKTYPLATVISVKDNQPLITHLPLIYNDKGKLIGHIDKFNPQAELLKDDNEVTIIFSGPQCYISPSIYTTTQLPTWNYIMVHLKATVKAIESKESLKASLIDMTTFLEAPEHKYVLEPDNRSMKGYLDFIKMFEITITDWEGKFKLSQDKKPRDIENARTELIRANQESIEQFLGKIFKPIQ, from the coding sequence TTGAAATATCCTCCAAAATATCATCAAGATAATGACATTAATCACATGATTGAAGTGATTAAAACCTACCCATTAGCAACGGTCATTTCTGTAAAAGATAATCAGCCTTTAATTACTCATTTGCCTTTAATTTATAATGACAAAGGCAAGCTTATTGGGCATATTGATAAGTTTAATCCGCAAGCAGAATTATTAAAAGATGATAATGAGGTTACTATTATCTTTTCTGGTCCGCAATGTTATATTTCACCAAGTATTTATACGACCACACAATTACCAACTTGGAATTATATCATGGTTCATTTAAAAGCCACCGTTAAGGCGATTGAAAGTAAGGAATCCTTAAAAGCATCATTAATTGATATGACCACTTTTTTGGAAGCACCAGAACATAAATATGTTTTAGAACCTGATAACCGTAGCATGAAAGGTTATTTAGATTTTATTAAAATGTTTGAAATCACTATCACGGATTGGGAAGGCAAATTTAAGCTCTCTCAAGATAAAAAACCACGAGATATTGAAAACGCCAGAACAGAACTCATTCGTGCAAATCAAGAAAGTATTGAACAATTTTTAGGAAAAATATTTAAGCCTATTCAATAA
- a CDS encoding N-acetylmuramoyl-L-alanine amidase family protein: protein MRSILKKLLLLFFYLTISDLAIAQTSQIKVIAIGGDGIYSILRKNGLEPTKHYRAFIKLNKENLTVNNGVLKGRTYILPTIEKDTIGNNETPSITDKIESKIIEKPNDNLLPKKQINDPLFGKDYDVVPLESSNLNGAIYYLISGHGGPDPGAIETYNGKLISEDEYAYDVTLRLARRLISNGAKVYIIIKDENDGIRDKKILEVDYDEVNYPDKPISKSQKLRLRQRTKTVNNLYLKHKGAYQRLIVTHVDSRSKSKNIDVFFYHHHNSKSGKQLAKNIHKSFKEKYAKHQPNRIYSGSVKSRGLYLIKNTLPAMVYIELGNIKNKKDQKRILNYENRKALAKWVFNGVLADYNESKSLH, encoded by the coding sequence ATGCGTTCAATATTAAAAAAACTATTATTACTCTTTTTTTATTTAACAATCTCTGATCTCGCTATTGCTCAAACATCTCAAATAAAAGTGATTGCTATTGGTGGTGATGGTATTTATTCTATTCTTCGAAAAAACGGTCTTGAGCCAACAAAACACTACAGAGCATTTATTAAACTGAATAAGGAAAATTTAACAGTAAACAACGGGGTATTAAAAGGTAGAACTTATATACTGCCAACCATAGAAAAAGACACTATTGGTAATAATGAAACACCATCTATAACTGATAAAATTGAATCTAAAATTATTGAAAAACCTAACGATAATCTGTTACCAAAAAAGCAAATTAATGATCCGCTTTTTGGTAAAGACTATGATGTTGTTCCTTTAGAAAGCAGTAATTTAAACGGCGCTATCTATTATTTAATTTCTGGACATGGTGGTCCCGATCCCGGCGCTATAGAAACTTATAACGGTAAACTAATTTCCGAGGATGAATACGCTTATGATGTTACTTTACGATTAGCACGAAGGCTCATTTCTAATGGCGCAAAGGTTTATATCATTATTAAAGATGAAAATGATGGGATTAGAGATAAAAAGATACTTGAAGTAGATTACGACGAAGTTAATTATCCTGATAAACCCATTTCAAAAAGTCAAAAATTACGATTGAGGCAACGCACAAAAACTGTGAATAATCTATACTTAAAACATAAAGGTGCTTACCAAAGGCTCATTGTTACTCATGTTGACAGCAGAAGTAAAAGTAAAAATATTGATGTGTTTTTTTACCATCATCATAACAGCAAAAGTGGAAAACAATTAGCCAAAAACATTCACAAATCGTTCAAAGAAAAATATGCTAAACACCAACCTAATAGAATATACTCAGGCTCTGTAAAATCCAGAGGGCTATACCTAATAAAAAACACGCTACCAGCTATGGTGTATATAGAATTAGGAAATATAAAAAACAAAAAAGACCAGAAACGAATTCTTAATTATGAAAATAGAAAAGCTTTAGCAAAATGGGTTTTTAATGGAGTTTTGGCTGACTACAACGAAAGCAAAAGCCTACATTAA
- a CDS encoding M48 family metallopeptidase: protein MEIITTEKFEKATYPNESNRFNLAMLTGIPIAILGLILTIASFGLILIYIGVIVFFVWFSLSIAKMNLVGNSVKVSSHNFPEIFNIYTEVKKELSYTKEVQIYIVEDGSVNAFLAKFFKTQFIVLNSELVKDMLSNKDKLIQMKWIIARFVGALKAKHFKTTILKLIFENLERIKIFNFFLLPYERATQYTGDNIGMMVTQNVEQSIVAFNKLMVGNDLSLKIEFRGILDQGKMLRNDSFFSFLARAFSSHPHLINRYLNLLAYASKEFPEQFDKYISDLDNETKHNLFRMLPYY, encoded by the coding sequence ATGGAAATAATAACTACCGAAAAATTCGAAAAAGCAACCTATCCTAATGAAAGCAACCGTTTTAACTTAGCGATGCTAACTGGAATACCAATTGCCATATTAGGTCTCATATTAACCATTGCTTCTTTTGGACTAATACTTATATACATTGGGGTGATTGTATTTTTTGTTTGGTTTTCTCTAAGCATAGCAAAAATGAATCTTGTAGGTAATTCCGTAAAAGTCTCTAGCCATAATTTCCCTGAGATATTCAATATTTACACAGAAGTAAAAAAGGAGCTATCTTACACTAAGGAAGTTCAAATTTATATCGTTGAAGACGGTTCTGTAAATGCATTTCTTGCTAAATTCTTTAAAACACAGTTTATTGTATTGAATTCTGAATTAGTTAAAGATATGTTATCCAATAAAGATAAATTGATTCAAATGAAATGGATTATTGCTCGATTTGTTGGAGCATTAAAAGCTAAACATTTTAAAACTACTATTTTGAAATTAATCTTTGAAAACCTAGAAAGAATTAAAATTTTCAACTTTTTTCTTTTGCCTTATGAAAGGGCTACCCAATATACAGGTGATAATATAGGGATGATGGTAACTCAAAATGTCGAACAATCTATTGTTGCATTCAATAAATTAATGGTGGGTAATGATTTATCTTTAAAAATAGAATTTCGAGGGATTTTAGACCAAGGAAAAATGTTAAGAAATGATTCCTTCTTTTCATTTTTAGCAAGAGCCTTTTCTTCTCATCCGCATTTGATAAATAGGTACTTAAATTTATTAGCTTATGCTAGCAAAGAGTTTCCTGAACAGTTTGACAAATATATAAGTGATCTTGATAATGAAACTAAGCACAATCTTTTCAGAATGTTACCTTATTACTAA
- a CDS encoding UDP-N-acetylmuramate--L-alanine ligase, giving the protein MNVHFIAIGGAAMHNLALALHNKGYQVTGSDDTIFEPSKSRLDAKGLLPEAFGWYPEKITTDLEAVVLGMHAKADNPELMKAQELGLKIYSYPEFLYEQSKYKTRVVIGGSHGKTTITSMILHVMHYHDRDVDYMVGAQLEGFDVMVKLTEENDFIVLEGDEYLSSPIDRRPKFHLYKPNIALLSGIAWDHINVFPTYDNYIEQFNIFVDSIVNGGSISYNEEDPEVKRVVEASTNTIRKLAYQTPEYTVENGQTLLETTEGHLPIEVFGKHNLNNLAGAKWICQHMGIDEDDFYEAISTFKGASKRLEKIAESKNSVAYKDFAHSPSKVEATTRAVKEQYENRTLVACLELHTYSSLNAEFLKEYKGALNAADVAVVFYSPHAVEIKKLEKVTHEQIANAFQREDLIIYTNPDDFKDFLFSQDFDNKALLLMSSGNYGGLDFDAVEGVIN; this is encoded by the coding sequence ATGAACGTACATTTTATAGCTATTGGTGGTGCTGCCATGCATAATTTAGCCTTAGCATTGCATAATAAAGGTTATCAAGTAACAGGAAGTGACGATACTATTTTCGAACCTTCAAAATCAAGATTAGACGCTAAAGGATTATTGCCTGAAGCTTTTGGGTGGTATCCAGAAAAAATCACTACAGACTTAGAAGCTGTTGTTTTGGGAATGCATGCTAAAGCGGATAACCCAGAATTAATGAAAGCTCAGGAACTGGGTTTGAAAATCTACAGCTATCCAGAATTTTTATACGAACAATCTAAATACAAAACGCGTGTGGTTATTGGTGGGAGTCATGGTAAAACAACCATAACTTCTATGATCTTACATGTTATGCATTATCATGATAGAGACGTCGATTATATGGTTGGTGCACAGTTAGAAGGTTTTGATGTGATGGTAAAGCTTACAGAAGAAAATGATTTTATCGTGTTAGAAGGCGATGAGTATTTGAGTTCGCCTATTGATAGACGTCCAAAATTTCATTTATACAAACCTAATATTGCTTTATTAAGTGGTATTGCCTGGGATCATATTAATGTGTTTCCAACTTATGATAATTATATAGAGCAGTTTAACATTTTTGTAGATTCTATTGTTAACGGTGGTAGTATTAGTTACAATGAAGAAGATCCTGAAGTAAAACGCGTTGTAGAGGCTTCAACAAATACCATTCGTAAATTGGCATACCAAACACCAGAATATACTGTAGAAAATGGACAAACCTTGCTAGAAACTACTGAAGGTCATTTACCAATAGAAGTCTTTGGAAAACATAATTTAAACAACTTGGCTGGTGCCAAATGGATTTGCCAGCACATGGGAATTGATGAAGACGACTTTTATGAAGCTATTTCTACTTTTAAAGGTGCCAGCAAACGCTTGGAAAAAATAGCTGAAAGTAAAAACAGTGTGGCCTATAAAGATTTTGCACATTCTCCTAGTAAAGTGGAAGCAACTACCCGTGCTGTTAAAGAGCAATATGAAAACAGAACGTTAGTGGCTTGCTTAGAATTGCATACGTATAGTAGTTTAAACGCTGAGTTTTTAAAAGAATACAAAGGTGCATTAAATGCCGCCGACGTAGCCGTGGTCTTTTATTCGCCGCATGCAGTTGAAATTAAAAAACTTGAAAAAGTAACGCACGAACAAATTGCGAATGCTTTTCAACGTGAGGATCTGATTATTTATACGAATCCAGACGATTTTAAAGACTTTTTATTCTCGCAGGATTTTGATAATAAAGCTTTGTTACTTATGAGTTCTGGTAATTATGGTGGTTTGGATTTTGATGCTGTTGAAGGGGTGATAAATTAG
- a CDS encoding tetratricopeptide repeat protein encodes MTKFLLPFLFSIMAFSQSNLDDIETLFQKKQFNKAEQLVSDYLKTHPNNLQAIELLGDAYGHQKKWDGAILQYEKLVNNKEHHANYHYKYGGALGMKALSVSKLKALGIIGDVKEAFLKAAELDKNHIGTRWALVELYMQLPGIIGGSKSKSLRYAEELEVLSKVDGYLAKGYVYEYDDEPELAEKYYKMAIKEGGSVTCFNKLTVLYENEKEPEKAIENIEAAHKKHQRNAMHYQIGKVAAEYNIELQKGERCLQTYLENHSAEDGVPKAWAHYRLAQIHVHKQNKQEALKYIELAIAELPKIKPFKEQKEKILGL; translated from the coding sequence ATGACGAAGTTTTTGCTCCCTTTCTTATTTTCTATCATGGCTTTTAGTCAATCAAATCTTGATGACATAGAAACGCTTTTTCAAAAAAAACAATTCAATAAAGCAGAACAATTAGTTAGTGATTATTTGAAAACACATCCAAATAACTTGCAAGCTATTGAATTATTAGGGGATGCCTATGGGCATCAAAAAAAATGGGATGGTGCTATTTTACAATACGAAAAGCTAGTAAATAATAAAGAGCACCATGCCAATTATCATTACAAATATGGTGGTGCATTGGGTATGAAAGCTTTGTCTGTTAGTAAATTAAAAGCTTTGGGTATTATAGGTGATGTAAAAGAAGCCTTTTTAAAGGCTGCCGAATTGGACAAAAACCATATTGGCACCCGTTGGGCATTAGTGGAGTTATATATGCAATTACCAGGGATTATAGGTGGTAGTAAGAGTAAATCATTGCGTTATGCAGAGGAGTTGGAAGTCCTTTCGAAAGTGGATGGTTATTTGGCAAAAGGCTATGTTTATGAGTATGATGACGAACCGGAGCTTGCTGAAAAATATTATAAGATGGCTATAAAAGAAGGTGGGTCTGTTACCTGTTTCAATAAATTAACCGTTTTATACGAAAACGAAAAAGAACCAGAAAAGGCTATCGAAAATATTGAAGCTGCCCATAAAAAACATCAACGGAATGCCATGCATTATCAAATCGGTAAGGTTGCGGCAGAGTACAATATTGAATTACAAAAAGGAGAGCGCTGTTTACAAACCTATTTGGAGAATCATTCAGCTGAGGATGGTGTTCCTAAAGCTTGGGCTCACTACCGTTTGGCACAAATTCATGTGCATAAACAAAATAAACAGGAAGCTCTAAAATATATTGAGTTAGCCATTGCTGAACTTCCTAAAATAAAGCCGTTTAAAGAGCAAAAGGAAAAGATACTTGGTTTGTAG